A stretch of the Janthinobacterium sp. B9-8 genome encodes the following:
- the aroA gene encoding 3-phosphoshikimate 1-carboxyvinyltransferase, with protein MEHITLAPIARVNGTVALPGSKSISNRTLLLAALAEGTTTVKGLLAADDIHYMLEALKALGIKWEQIGDSRDFIVHGAAGVFPVKTAELFLGNAGTAFRPLTAALAFSQGHYTLSGVARMHERPIGDLVNALREAGADIACTGVEGYPPLTIKPATFNGQVIKVKGNVSSQFLTALLMALPLTGQAVTIEVIGELISKPYIDITLKLMAKFGVQVEQNGWSSFSIAAGQTYQSPGIIEVEGDASSASYFLAAGAMGGGKVRVTGMGSDSIQGDKRFAEALALMGAEITWGSNYIEASPPVSGQLTGIDADMNHIPDAAMTLAVAALFAKGPTTLRNIASWRVKETDRLSAMATELRKVGASVIEGEDFITVTPPESLIAGAAIDTYDDHRMAMCFSLVAVKGVAVQINDPQCTAKTFPTYFEELAKISA; from the coding sequence ATGGAACACATCACCCTCGCCCCTATCGCCCGCGTCAACGGCACTGTTGCCCTGCCTGGCTCCAAAAGCATTTCAAACCGCACCCTTTTGCTTGCCGCATTGGCAGAAGGCACAACAACGGTGAAAGGGCTGCTGGCCGCAGACGATATCCACTATATGCTAGAGGCTCTGAAAGCATTAGGGATTAAATGGGAGCAAATCGGGGATAGCCGTGATTTTATTGTGCACGGCGCAGCAGGTGTTTTTCCGGTTAAAACAGCAGAATTATTCCTAGGCAATGCAGGCACGGCATTTCGCCCGCTAACTGCTGCACTTGCATTCAGCCAAGGCCATTACACCCTCAGCGGCGTGGCCCGTATGCACGAGCGCCCGATTGGCGATTTGGTTAATGCCCTGCGTGAAGCGGGTGCAGATATTGCCTGCACCGGTGTGGAAGGCTACCCACCGCTGACGATTAAGCCCGCAACATTCAACGGGCAAGTCATCAAAGTAAAAGGCAATGTATCCAGCCAGTTTTTAACTGCACTATTAATGGCGCTGCCGCTCACCGGCCAAGCTGTGACCATCGAAGTGATCGGCGAATTAATCTCCAAGCCTTATATCGACATCACGCTCAAACTGATGGCGAAATTTGGCGTACAGGTTGAGCAAAACGGTTGGAGCAGCTTTAGTATTGCCGCTGGCCAAACTTACCAAAGCCCTGGGATTATTGAAGTAGAAGGCGATGCTTCATCCGCATCTTACTTTTTAGCCGCAGGTGCAATGGGCGGCGGCAAGGTGCGCGTTACCGGCATGGGTAGCGATAGTATTCAAGGCGACAAACGCTTTGCCGAAGCGCTGGCCTTGATGGGCGCAGAGATCACCTGGGGCAGCAATTATATTGAGGCCTCACCACCGGTTAGCGGCCAGCTAACGGGCATTGATGCAGATATGAACCATATCCCTGATGCAGCCATGACACTCGCTGTGGCAGCGCTGTTTGCCAAAGGCCCGACCACACTCAGAAATATCGCCAGCTGGCGCGTGAAAGAAACCGACCGCCTCAGCGCCATGGCCACCGAGCTGCGTAAAGTGGGCGCAAGCGTGATTGAGGGCGAGGATTTTATTACCGTAACGCCACCTGAATCACTCATTGCAGGTGCAGCGATTGATACTTACGACGATCACCGTATGGCGATGTGCTTCTCGCTGGTGGCCGTCAAAGGGGTAGCGGTGCAAATTAACGACCCGCAATGCACGGCAAAAACATTCCCAACTTACTTTGAAGAGCTAGCCAAGATTTCTGCTTAA
- a CDS encoding substrate-binding periplasmic protein, whose protein sequence is MLAMTLRYSLLTMLFPTFVSAAELRVLVLNGDSMPWAKLENHQLTAGFYFDLGHALAGQMGLQARFILLPRKRLIHALEKGDADILCNYLPVWLPGAFDWSTPFIPNAELLISDKQAGKPASLNAFANVRIGTVLGYVYSELDQALGATFVRDDAPSMRNNLLKLAAGRVQHLVINQFELEYQQRQGQLTTPLHPYTVLRSFKGQCAVSRSGQITVKALNQAITALQSKHELQRVMGQYR, encoded by the coding sequence ATGCTTGCTATGACCCTCCGCTATTCACTCCTTACTATGTTGTTTCCGACGTTTGTATCGGCGGCTGAATTAAGAGTATTAGTTTTAAATGGGGATAGCATGCCTTGGGCAAAGCTAGAAAATCATCAGTTAACTGCGGGGTTTTATTTTGATCTGGGCCACGCTTTGGCTGGGCAGATGGGGCTACAAGCCCGTTTTATTCTGTTGCCGCGCAAGCGCCTGATACACGCTCTGGAAAAGGGCGATGCGGATATTCTGTGCAATTATTTGCCTGTCTGGTTGCCCGGTGCTTTTGACTGGAGCACGCCTTTTATCCCCAATGCGGAATTACTGATCAGTGATAAGCAGGCGGGCAAGCCAGCCAGTTTGAATGCCTTTGCTAATGTACGGATCGGCACGGTTTTGGGCTATGTGTATTCGGAGCTGGATCAGGCTTTGGGGGCAACATTCGTACGCGATGATGCGCCTAGTATGCGTAATAATCTGCTTAAGCTGGCTGCGGGGCGGGTGCAGCATCTGGTGATTAATCAGTTTGAGCTTGAATACCAGCAGAGGCAGGGGCAGCTGACAACACCTTTGCATCCATATACGGTGCTTCGAAGCTTTAAGGGGCAGTGTGCGGTGTCCCGTTCAGGGCAAATAACAGTGAAAGCGCTTAATCAGGCGATTACGGCTTTGCAGTCTAAGCACGAGTTGCAGCGGGTTATGGGGCAATATCGCTAA
- a CDS encoding glycoside hydrolase family 19 protein, which translates to MKAKIRITALLAAMLMSASLMAADWSASSTYTAGVTASYKGQTWKAKWWTQGNVPGAEQWGPWELVNGTTPVPTPSPVPTPAPTPVPTKVPTAAPTPVPTKVPTPAPTPVPTPAPTPLPTPAPTPVPTAVPTPAPGTNACKAAWISSSSYTGGSVVSYANHNYTAKWWVNAAEEPGKSTTWADNGVCSGGSTGGGATPTPTPSDGIPTLSQALTREAELTNNDFFRKVKASVRTASNAIVDAVAPGKSDNPLNVKRVEALVSEQKFQYYFSVRHPSYTYQRFLQAIAKFPGICDDYSDGRNADQICRRSLATMFAHFAQETGGHSVTQYGIDEWRQALVHVREMGCNETGTGCGYNTECTDPVFNGVWTCGKNADGSFKKYFGRGAKQLSYNYNYGPFSQVMFSGDQTKLLNEPDLIAESWLNMASATFFFVYPQPPKPSMLHVIDGTWVPNAQDKARGLGNDFPTTIQIINAECQDATLKPAAKNRIDYYTEFARDLGWDIKQESMKCTGMQRFEKGSSAAYPIFWEKTWNAGQDNQCQLVDYQTPYNALIEGNYVKCVEKNWNVKLK; encoded by the coding sequence ATGAAAGCAAAGATCCGAATCACGGCCCTATTGGCCGCGATGCTGATGAGCGCCTCCCTGATGGCGGCCGACTGGAGCGCCAGCAGCACCTACACAGCAGGCGTCACCGCAAGCTATAAAGGCCAGACTTGGAAAGCCAAGTGGTGGACACAAGGTAATGTGCCTGGCGCAGAACAATGGGGACCTTGGGAATTAGTGAATGGCACAACACCTGTCCCTACGCCAAGCCCTGTTCCGACACCCGCTCCTACTCCCGTTCCAACAAAAGTACCCACAGCGGCCCCTACTCCCGTTCCAACAAAAGTACCCACACCGGCACCAACGCCAGTGCCAACACCGGCTCCTACTCCTTTGCCTACACCCGCGCCAACGCCAGTACCTACTGCCGTTCCAACTCCGGCTCCGGGCACAAACGCCTGCAAAGCAGCATGGATATCCAGCAGCAGCTACACAGGGGGCAGCGTTGTAAGCTATGCCAACCACAATTACACCGCAAAATGGTGGGTAAACGCAGCTGAAGAACCTGGCAAAAGCACTACATGGGCTGATAACGGCGTATGCAGCGGTGGCAGCACAGGTGGCGGTGCAACGCCAACTCCTACGCCATCCGATGGTATACCCACTCTCAGCCAAGCCTTAACCCGCGAAGCCGAGCTCACTAATAACGATTTTTTCCGCAAGGTAAAAGCATCGGTACGCACTGCCAGCAACGCCATTGTGGATGCCGTTGCCCCAGGTAAAAGCGATAACCCGCTGAATGTAAAACGGGTTGAAGCCCTCGTTTCTGAGCAAAAGTTTCAATACTATTTCTCAGTGCGTCACCCCAGCTATACCTATCAGCGCTTCTTGCAAGCCATCGCCAAATTCCCAGGCATTTGCGATGACTACAGCGATGGCCGCAATGCAGACCAAATCTGCCGCCGCTCACTCGCCACCATGTTTGCACACTTTGCCCAAGAAACCGGTGGCCACAGCGTCACCCAATACGGCATAGATGAATGGCGTCAGGCGCTAGTGCATGTGCGTGAAATGGGTTGCAACGAAACCGGCACAGGCTGCGGCTACAACACCGAATGTACCGACCCGGTATTTAACGGCGTATGGACCTGCGGTAAGAACGCTGACGGCAGCTTTAAAAAGTACTTTGGCCGTGGCGCTAAACAGCTTTCATACAACTACAACTATGGCCCGTTCTCGCAAGTGATGTTTAGTGGCGACCAAACCAAGCTATTAAATGAGCCGGATCTGATTGCAGAAAGCTGGTTGAATATGGCCTCTGCCACTTTCTTCTTTGTGTATCCACAGCCACCAAAACCATCGATGCTGCATGTGATCGATGGAACTTGGGTGCCTAATGCACAAGATAAGGCGCGTGGCTTGGGTAATGACTTCCCAACCACCATTCAAATTATTAACGCCGAATGCCAGGACGCCACCTTAAAACCAGCGGCTAAAAATCGCATCGACTACTACACCGAGTTTGCGCGTGATTTAGGCTGGGATATCAAGCAAGAATCGATGAAGTGCACCGGCATGCAGCGCTTCGAAAAAGGCAGCTCCGCCGCCTACCCTATTTTCTGGGAAAAAACCTGGAATGCAGGGCAGGATAATCAGTGCCAGCTGGTTGATTATCAAACCCCATACAACGCGCTAATCGAAGGCAATTACGTGAAGTGCGTGGAAAAAAACTGGAATGTGAAGCTGAAATAA
- a CDS encoding methyl-accepting chemotaxis protein → MKLRTRIWIIVIAAFLGIIIVSVGSLFQLRQSMMQERRAQIIQLLDLAKAQLTHFQGLETSGKLSREEAQSRAKEALAAQRAGSTYFFIRSMTDDTFVFHIDPKRMGKPDPGAKSPDGRTAVQVIRDGLAESKDGKAFALTYVARPGSEDKTVYPKLNGVIQFEPWGWIPGTGFYLDDIDRLFWNSAIKMLVAGLVILAVMGMLALSTMRSILGQLGGEPQDAADIAQGIANGDLSRQIETQAGSDSLMGSMRSMQQGLHDMVRRFNQASSTLSNASQQLNKETEQISRGSQMTSEATSSTAAAIEEMTVSISHISSSARETEVNSQQAAELATEGEKMAQHAANEIRRISGDISSAAGLIRGLVERSREIDSMSAVIKEIADQTNLLALNAAIEAARAGEQGRGFAVVADEVRKLAERTSGATQDITRTIRAVQEDTDIAAGSMDGVQTQVALGVDLVEKAASALREINTVTRATLEKTRDVANATQEQSQVSNSIAGNVERIAQMVEESDASVQAAHEQVRSLDELARELTLAAAKFKL, encoded by the coding sequence ATGAAACTAAGAACACGGATTTGGATTATTGTGATTGCCGCATTTTTGGGCATTATCATTGTGAGCGTTGGCAGTTTATTCCAGCTGCGTCAAAGCATGATGCAGGAGCGACGTGCGCAAATTATTCAGCTGCTGGATTTAGCGAAAGCGCAATTGACGCATTTTCAGGGATTAGAAACCAGTGGAAAGTTGAGCCGTGAAGAGGCGCAAAGCCGCGCTAAAGAGGCATTGGCTGCGCAAAGAGCGGGCAGTACTTATTTCTTTATTCGTAGCATGACAGATGATACTTTTGTATTTCACATTGATCCCAAGCGTATGGGTAAGCCTGATCCGGGGGCAAAATCGCCGGATGGCAGAACTGCAGTTCAGGTGATTCGTGATGGCCTGGCTGAAAGTAAAGACGGTAAAGCGTTTGCTTTAACCTATGTTGCACGGCCAGGAAGCGAGGATAAAACGGTATATCCAAAACTAAACGGCGTGATTCAATTTGAGCCTTGGGGCTGGATTCCCGGCACCGGGTTTTATCTAGATGATATTGATCGCTTGTTTTGGAATAGTGCAATAAAGATGCTGGTGGCAGGTTTGGTGATTCTTGCCGTTATGGGGATGCTGGCATTGAGTACGATGCGTAGTATTTTAGGGCAACTGGGTGGGGAGCCTCAAGATGCTGCGGATATTGCGCAGGGCATTGCGAATGGTGATTTATCCCGGCAGATTGAAACACAGGCAGGTAGCGATAGCTTAATGGGCTCTATGCGCTCTATGCAGCAGGGTTTACATGATATGGTGCGGCGTTTTAATCAGGCGTCGTCCACTTTGTCTAATGCATCCCAGCAATTGAATAAAGAAACGGAGCAAATCAGTCGGGGTAGTCAGATGACTTCGGAGGCTACGTCTTCCACTGCTGCGGCAATTGAAGAAATGACGGTGAGTATCAGCCATATTTCATCCAGTGCCAGGGAAACGGAAGTCAATTCGCAGCAGGCTGCGGAGCTGGCTACTGAGGGGGAAAAAATGGCGCAGCATGCCGCCAATGAGATCCGCCGTATTTCGGGTGACATTAGCTCTGCAGCGGGTTTGATTCGTGGTTTGGTGGAGCGTTCTCGCGAAATTGATAGTATGAGTGCCGTGATTAAAGAAATTGCCGATCAAACCAACTTACTTGCCCTGAATGCCGCTATTGAGGCTGCACGGGCTGGCGAGCAGGGTCGGGGTTTTGCTGTGGTGGCCGATGAAGTGCGTAAATTAGCAGAGCGTACAAGCGGTGCAACACAAGATATTACCCGTACGATTCGTGCGGTGCAGGAAGACACGGATATTGCTGCAGGCTCGATGGATGGCGTGCAAACTCAGGTTGCACTGGGTGTTGATCTGGTAGAAAAAGCGGCTTCAGCTTTACGTGAGATCAATACAGTGACACGTGCCACTTTAGAGAAAACCCGTGATGTGGCAAATGCAACTCAGGAGCAAAGTCAGGTGAGTAATAGTATTGCAGGCAATGTGGAGCGGATCGCCCAGATGGTGGAAGAATCCGATGCTTCTGTGCAGGCGGCCCATGAGCAGGTTCGCAGCCTTGACGAGCTTGCGCGTGAGCTTACCCTCGCGGCTGCAAAATTTAAGCTTTAG
- a CDS encoding adenosylcobalamin-dependent ribonucleoside-diphosphate reductase — translation MTPNTINYLGNTNMAPQEISLDVLLEKYAKGEEASIADVQARVASALASVEQPDLKAYFEEKFLWAQQNGFVPAGRINSAAGMDLRATLINCFVQPVGDSVSGSTDGKPSIYTALSDAAETMRRGGGVGYDFSTIRPKDSLVRGTRSRASGPVSFMQVFNASCSTVESAGARRGAQMGVLRGDHPDILEFIRSKDQGGLTNFNISIGVTDEFMEAVNQDKDFCLVHKAEPCEEKITAGAYQREDGLWVHQTIRARELWEEVMKSTYDHAEPGILFLSRMNADNNLYYCETIEATNPCAEQPLPDYGCCCLGSINLTRFVTSPFSKEVGFDFEGFQAVVSIAIRMLDNVLEATAWPLPQQKAEAMSKRRIGLGYLGLGSTLVMMGLRYDSDAGRALAQKISEMMRDAAYLASVDLAKEKGAFTLFDNTQYLAGNFAKRLPKAIRAAIAKHGLRNSHLLSIAPTGTITLAFADNASNGIEPAFSWVYNRKKRMSDGTTQTYEVADHAWRLYRHMGHDVSDDSKLPEPFVTALNMSASDHMKMLEVVQPFVDSAISKTVNVPADYPYADFQNLYMDAWRAGLKGLATYRPNSILGSVLSVAEAPVAVAEEEQIPDDDLLRKQFDRRPNGDLESVTSKVAYMTYEGKKVVYLTVSFIHITGMVGGELVTIERPFEFFMPASQKSEDQQWITASMRLLSMAARSGGSIAKSLADMREVSWGKGTVRCGMINKEDGSQAPLFHESEVAAIGYALQQILTKRGFLDASGNQVPTKLLASRFKNKHMAYVIDDSQYEAPLAPVNPIATGKKCPECGAYALQKIDGCSRCVSCGFVGACG, via the coding sequence ATGACACCGAATACGATTAATTATTTAGGAAATACCAATATGGCTCCGCAAGAAATTTCTCTGGATGTATTACTAGAAAAGTACGCCAAGGGCGAAGAAGCCTCGATTGCCGATGTGCAAGCGCGTGTCGCCAGTGCCTTGGCCAGCGTAGAGCAGCCTGATTTAAAAGCTTACTTCGAAGAGAAGTTTTTGTGGGCGCAGCAAAATGGCTTTGTACCGGCTGGCCGCATTAACTCTGCCGCGGGGATGGATTTACGCGCCACGCTGATCAACTGCTTTGTGCAGCCGGTGGGCGATTCGGTTTCGGGCAGCACCGATGGCAAGCCAAGTATTTATACCGCGCTCTCTGATGCAGCAGAAACCATGCGTCGTGGCGGTGGTGTGGGCTACGATTTCTCGACAATTCGCCCTAAAGATTCGCTGGTACGCGGCACACGTTCGCGTGCTTCTGGCCCCGTTTCATTTATGCAGGTGTTTAATGCATCGTGCTCGACTGTTGAATCGGCTGGTGCACGGCGCGGTGCGCAGATGGGCGTGTTGCGCGGCGATCATCCGGATATTCTGGAATTTATCCGCTCTAAAGATCAGGGTGGACTGACTAATTTTAATATCTCGATCGGCGTGACCGACGAGTTTATGGAAGCCGTTAACCAAGACAAAGACTTCTGCCTCGTGCACAAAGCCGAGCCTTGCGAAGAGAAGATCACAGCCGGCGCTTATCAGCGTGAAGACGGCCTGTGGGTACATCAAACCATCCGTGCACGCGAGTTGTGGGAAGAGGTGATGAAATCCACTTACGATCACGCCGAGCCGGGCATCTTATTTTTATCCCGCATGAATGCGGATAACAATCTGTATTACTGTGAAACTATCGAAGCCACCAATCCTTGCGCCGAGCAGCCTTTGCCCGATTACGGCTGCTGCTGCCTAGGCTCGATCAACCTCACCCGCTTTGTCACATCGCCTTTTAGCAAAGAGGTGGGGTTTGATTTTGAAGGTTTCCAAGCTGTGGTCAGCATCGCCATTCGCATGCTAGACAATGTATTGGAAGCCACCGCTTGGCCGCTGCCACAGCAAAAAGCCGAAGCCATGTCCAAACGCCGCATTGGTCTGGGCTATTTAGGCTTGGGTAGCACGCTGGTGATGATGGGCCTGCGCTACGATTCCGATGCTGGGCGTGCGCTTGCCCAAAAGATTTCAGAAATGATGCGCGATGCGGCTTATTTGGCATCGGTGGATTTAGCCAAAGAAAAAGGCGCATTCACGCTATTTGATAACACTCAATATCTAGCGGGTAACTTTGCCAAACGTCTGCCTAAGGCGATCCGTGCGGCGATTGCCAAGCATGGCCTGCGCAACTCGCATCTCTTATCGATTGCCCCCACCGGCACCATTACGCTGGCCTTTGCGGACAACGCCTCTAACGGTATCGAGCCTGCTTTCTCCTGGGTTTACAACCGCAAAAAACGCATGAGCGACGGCACAACGCAAACTTATGAAGTGGCCGATCACGCTTGGCGCTTGTATCGCCATATGGGCCACGATGTATCAGATGACAGCAAATTGCCTGAGCCTTTTGTCACCGCGCTGAATATGTCAGCTAGCGATCATATGAAAATGCTGGAAGTCGTGCAGCCCTTCGTTGATTCGGCAATTTCTAAAACGGTTAATGTCCCCGCCGATTATCCCTACGCTGATTTCCAAAACCTCTATATGGATGCATGGCGTGCGGGGCTAAAAGGCCTAGCCACTTACCGCCCAAACAGTATTTTAGGCAGCGTGTTGTCAGTCGCTGAAGCGCCGGTTGCTGTGGCAGAAGAAGAGCAAATCCCCGATGATGATTTGCTGCGCAAGCAGTTTGATCGCCGCCCGAATGGCGATCTGGAATCGGTGACTTCTAAAGTGGCGTATATGACGTACGAAGGTAAGAAAGTGGTTTACCTCACCGTCAGCTTTATCCATATCACCGGCATGGTGGGTGGCGAGTTGGTCACGATTGAGCGCCCATTTGAATTCTTTATGCCTGCCAGCCAAAAAAGCGAAGATCAACAGTGGATCACCGCCAGCATGCGCCTCTTATCCATGGCGGCACGCTCGGGCGGCTCGATCGCTAAATCGCTGGCCGATATGCGCGAAGTAAGCTGGGGCAAGGGCACAGTTCGTTGCGGCATGATTAATAAGGAAGACGGCTCGCAAGCGCCTTTATTCCACGAATCTGAAGTGGCCGCGATTGGCTATGCCCTGCAGCAAATCCTCACCAAACGTGGCTTCTTAGATGCGTCCGGTAACCAAGTGCCTACCAAGCTACTTGCATCACGCTTTAAAAATAAACATATGGCCTACGTAATAGACGATAGCCAGTATGAAGCCCCTCTGGCCCCAGTAAACCCAATCGCCACCGGCAAAAAATGCCCGGAATGCGGGGCTTACGCCTTACAAAAAATCGACGGCTGCAGCCGCTGCGTATCCTGCGGCTTTGTTGGAGCGTGTGGTTGA
- a CDS encoding PhoX family protein, which yields MSKSNNFNEENSNHSCNPTFDSILEQRVMSRRGFLGMSLSGAAVVGGMGLGLTGCSLSDSDDVVTAPVSPTTPPTPLNPVLAALGFTAVGKSLLDKVVIPTGYSAQIIYALGDPLTAATPAYKNDGTDGDFDNRAGDHHDGMEYFGLDAAGKPSVSAADRALLAMNHEATTDSKLSSHFIHANGGTTTLPRPAAEVDKEVAIHGLSVVEVKVADKKWATVQSSAFNRRVTPLTPVEIAGPARGNALLITKYSADATKTRGTINNCGTGKTPWGTFLSGEENWAGYFFRVASDDTARANDKSVTSLKRYGRNAGSSSRHGWETGGTLDQYARWNISKTGASTNGSDDYRNELNGQGYIIEMDAYDKTKALKKRSALGRFAHESAAFGIPAVGKPLTVYMGDDSRNEYMYKFVSKALWVAADANPADRMATGDKYLDEGTLYVAKFNADGTGEWVELSMSNAKIAAFAGYKFADLADICVNTRLAGDAVGATKMDRPEWGGVNPVTGEFYQTLTNNSNRNVDATGSSQLLPDNANPRAYADVDGVKGTGNPNGHILRTKEGATVGAFIWDVYLFGAEADADKGLINLSNLTDDQDFSSPDGLAFSPNTGICWIQTDDGAYTDVTNCMMLAAIPGKVGDGAAKTLSHTKKDGTKLDVVTQVGAAPAADKLKRFLVGPKDCEITGLCETPDGKAIFINIQHPGEGTALANIADPTKYTSQWPANAGYGAGKRPRSATIVITKNDGGRIGS from the coding sequence ATGTCCAAGTCTAATAATTTCAACGAAGAAAATTCTAACCACTCCTGTAATCCGACTTTCGATTCTATCCTTGAGCAAAGGGTGATGAGCCGTCGTGGGTTCTTAGGAATGAGCTTGTCAGGCGCTGCAGTGGTTGGCGGAATGGGCTTGGGGCTGACAGGCTGTAGTTTGAGTGATAGCGATGATGTTGTTACTGCTCCTGTGTCACCAACTACGCCGCCTACTCCTTTGAATCCGGTATTGGCAGCACTTGGCTTTACCGCTGTGGGTAAAAGCTTGCTGGATAAAGTAGTGATTCCGACGGGTTATAGTGCACAAATTATTTATGCTCTGGGTGATCCGCTGACTGCCGCCACTCCAGCGTACAAAAATGATGGTACGGATGGCGATTTTGATAATCGCGCCGGTGATCACCATGATGGTATGGAATACTTTGGTCTGGATGCGGCTGGCAAGCCGTCTGTATCTGCTGCTGATCGTGCGCTGCTGGCGATGAACCATGAAGCGACTACCGATTCAAAACTTTCATCGCACTTTATTCATGCCAATGGCGGTACAACGACCCTGCCACGCCCGGCTGCTGAAGTAGATAAAGAAGTAGCTATCCATGGCTTGTCGGTTGTGGAAGTCAAAGTGGCTGATAAAAAATGGGCCACGGTACAAAGCTCGGCATTTAACCGCCGTGTTACGCCGTTGACCCCAGTAGAGATTGCTGGCCCGGCGCGCGGCAATGCGCTCTTGATCACCAAATACTCGGCAGATGCTACAAAAACTCGTGGCACGATTAATAACTGCGGTACGGGTAAAACGCCTTGGGGCACTTTCCTGTCTGGTGAAGAAAACTGGGCTGGCTATTTCTTCCGTGTTGCAAGCGACGATACGGCCCGTGCTAACGATAAGAGCGTGACTTCGCTCAAGCGTTATGGCCGTAATGCAGGTAGTTCTTCACGCCATGGTTGGGAGACCGGCGGTACGCTTGATCAATACGCACGCTGGAATATCAGCAAGACAGGTGCATCTACCAATGGCAGCGATGACTATCGCAATGAATTAAACGGTCAAGGCTACATCATTGAGATGGACGCCTATGACAAAACTAAAGCATTGAAAAAACGCAGCGCATTAGGCCGTTTTGCTCATGAAAGCGCAGCATTTGGTATTCCTGCTGTAGGCAAGCCACTGACTGTGTATATGGGCGATGATTCGCGCAATGAATATATGTACAAGTTTGTGTCTAAAGCCTTATGGGTTGCGGCAGATGCCAACCCAGCTGATCGCATGGCAACAGGTGATAAGTATCTGGATGAAGGTACTTTATATGTGGCTAAATTTAATGCTGATGGCACGGGTGAGTGGGTAGAGCTGTCGATGTCTAATGCCAAGATTGCCGCTTTTGCTGGCTATAAATTTGCTGACTTGGCCGATATTTGTGTGAACACACGCTTGGCTGGTGATGCAGTAGGTGCTACCAAGATGGATCGCCCTGAGTGGGGCGGCGTTAACCCAGTAACAGGTGAGTTCTATCAAACCCTGACTAATAACAGTAATCGTAATGTGGATGCAACGGGCTCATCTCAGCTGCTACCAGATAATGCCAACCCACGTGCTTATGCAGACGTTGATGGTGTTAAAGGCACGGGCAATCCAAATGGCCATATTCTGCGCACAAAAGAAGGCGCAACAGTAGGCGCATTTATCTGGGATGTTTACTTGTTTGGTGCAGAAGCCGACGCAGACAAGGGCCTGATTAATCTATCTAACCTGACTGATGATCAAGACTTCTCTAGCCCGGATGGTTTGGCATTCAGCCCAAATACTGGTATTTGTTGGATTCAGACCGATGATGGCGCTTACACTGATGTGACTAACTGCATGATGTTGGCAGCGATTCCGGGCAAGGTAGGCGATGGCGCGGCTAAAACACTGAGCCACACTAAGAAAGACGGTACGAAGCTGGATGTGGTCACACAGGTTGGTGCAGCGCCTGCAGCAGATAAGCTAAAACGTTTCTTGGTTGGCCCAAAAGATTGCGAAATCACCGGCCTGTGTGAAACACCGGATGGCAAGGCGATCTTTATCAATATCCAGCATCCGGGTGAAGGTACTGCATTAGCAAATATTGCGGATCCAACTAAATACACCAGTCAATGGCCAGCTAATGCAGGCTACGGTGCAGGTAAGCGCCCACGCTCTGCCACGATCGTGATTACTAAAAATGATGGCGGCCGTATTGGTTCTTAA
- a CDS encoding YnfA family protein, translating into MDQSSFFLKTIALFTATAIAEIIGCYLPYLWLRKGGSVFLLLPAALSLMIFVWLLTLHPAASGRVYAAYGGVYVCMAVLWLWLADGIMPDRWDIIGSLISLIGMAVILLAPRAN; encoded by the coding sequence ATGGATCAAAGCTCCTTTTTTCTAAAAACCATCGCCCTATTCACCGCCACCGCCATTGCAGAAATCATTGGCTGCTACCTGCCTTATCTATGGCTGCGTAAGGGTGGATCAGTGTTTTTATTACTGCCAGCCGCACTCAGCTTAATGATTTTTGTTTGGCTACTGACTTTGCACCCCGCAGCAAGTGGCCGTGTTTATGCCGCTTACGGTGGTGTTTATGTCTGTATGGCGGTGCTATGGCTTTGGCTGGCAGACGGCATTATGCCGGATCGCTGGGATATTATCGGCAGCCTAATTAGCTTAATTGGCATGGCGGTCATTTTGCTCGCCCCCAGAGCAAATTAA